A window of the Bacteroides thetaiotaomicron VPI-5482 genome harbors these coding sequences:
- a CDS encoding lysophospholipid acyltransferase family protein: protein MKILYYIYQICIALPILLVLTILTAIVTIVGSLLGGAHFWGYYPGKIWSQLICLFLLIPVKIHGREKLHGKTSYIFVPNHQGSFDIFLIYGFIGRNFKWMMKKSLRKIPFVGKACESAGHIFVDRSGPKKVLETIRQAKDSLKDGVSLVVFPEGARTFTGHMGYFKKGAFQLADDLQLAVVPVTIDGSFEILPRTGKWIHRHRMILTIHDPIPPKGKGMENIKATMAEAYAAVESALPEKHKGMITNEDQDR from the coding sequence ATGAAGATACTATATTATATTTATCAAATTTGTATTGCTTTACCTATCCTATTGGTATTGACTATTCTTACAGCGATTGTCACCATTGTAGGCTCTTTACTAGGAGGAGCTCATTTCTGGGGATACTATCCGGGCAAAATATGGTCACAACTCATCTGTCTTTTTCTGTTGATTCCTGTAAAGATTCACGGTCGTGAAAAATTACACGGGAAGACCTCTTATATCTTTGTGCCGAATCATCAGGGATCCTTCGATATTTTTCTTATTTATGGATTCATCGGAAGAAATTTCAAGTGGATGATGAAAAAAAGCCTGCGTAAGATACCATTTGTAGGAAAAGCATGTGAAAGTGCAGGACACATTTTTGTAGACCGGTCCGGTCCCAAAAAAGTACTGGAGACCATTCGGCAAGCAAAAGATTCGCTGAAAGACGGGGTATCCTTAGTCGTTTTTCCCGAAGGAGCACGTACTTTCACCGGACACATGGGATATTTCAAAAAAGGGGCGTTTCAATTGGCAGATGACTTGCAGCTGGCAGTTGTTCCCGTTACAATCGACGGTTCTTTTGAAATCCTGCCACGTACAGGCAAATGGATACATCGCCATCGCATGATTCTGACCATTCATGACCCTATTCCTCCTAAAGGAAAAGGTATGGAAAACATAAAAGCTACTATGGCAGAGGCTTATGCTGCTGTTGAGAGTGCACTTCCTGAAAAGCATAAAGGAATGATCACAAACGAAGATCAGGATCGGTAA
- a CDS encoding tetratricopeptide repeat protein, with amino-acid sequence MKTSFSIRIAFFFILSFLAVSCHRDTDALNMTFSKVEKCMDLCPDSALNLLKGIHDPEKLWGESQATYALLMTQAMDKNYMKFSSDSLIALALNYYTITQTSPIMYAKALFYHGRVMLELDKEEEALKSFLAAKDVYERTKDHKMLALIAEEVGMINRKQDLYDDALTNFREALTTYKQLKDSLSVISASLNIARVYLFKSEWDSCSLYYNNALEIAVQKNYLSEITILHELGILYRSMQNLSEAERYFLAAYEKETDEEKKYMECLSLGYLYMQMGQTENARKYLIMSANSSKAYTQISAYDCLYFLEKDIDNFEEAIVYHELADSITNAMEELNSRELIASLQKKYENEKLRNDNLQMKVRYTNFILWGTIAFLFVVACMCYYYYKNRNNKKKIAEIELQIQENEEEIERYQQEIEDIQISKDQVLKENLMLEENRTKVGELNGKIVLLTMQNKTLSEHLKELGGELNVGISSGSFIHAFRLLLAIKEGTLRGKLSNEERQKLFSLFDLIYWNYVSRLLERAPTLTKHDLEICCFLKFGLSHEELSCIFHTTSDSVTRAKGRLKGRLGISPQDDLDLFLKEF; translated from the coding sequence ATGAAAACGTCCTTTTCTATTCGTATTGCTTTTTTCTTTATTCTTTCTTTTTTGGCAGTTTCCTGTCATAGAGATACGGACGCTCTCAACATGACTTTTTCAAAAGTGGAAAAGTGTATGGATCTATGTCCGGATAGTGCTCTAAACCTATTAAAAGGTATTCATGATCCTGAAAAATTGTGGGGTGAGTCACAAGCGACTTATGCTCTTCTGATGACGCAGGCAATGGATAAGAACTATATGAAGTTTAGTTCGGATTCGTTGATTGCATTAGCTCTGAATTACTATACAATAACTCAGACCTCCCCAATAATGTATGCAAAGGCTCTATTTTATCATGGAAGAGTTATGCTTGAATTGGATAAGGAGGAAGAAGCCTTGAAATCTTTTCTTGCGGCAAAAGATGTTTATGAGAGAACTAAGGATCATAAAATGTTGGCATTGATAGCAGAAGAGGTTGGTATGATAAATCGAAAACAGGACTTGTACGATGATGCTTTGACGAATTTTAGGGAAGCACTTACTACATATAAGCAGTTAAAGGATTCTCTTTCGGTTATTAGTGCTAGTTTGAATATTGCTAGAGTTTATTTGTTTAAGTCTGAATGGGATAGCTGTTCCTTATATTATAATAACGCATTAGAAATAGCAGTACAGAAGAATTATTTATCTGAAATTACAATATTGCATGAATTAGGTATATTGTATCGCTCTATGCAAAATTTATCAGAAGCAGAACGTTATTTCTTAGCTGCTTATGAAAAAGAAACAGATGAAGAAAAGAAATATATGGAATGTTTGTCTTTAGGATATTTATATATGCAAATGGGGCAGACAGAAAATGCTAGAAAATATTTAATAATGAGTGCGAACTCTTCTAAAGCATATACGCAGATTAGTGCATACGATTGTTTATATTTCTTGGAAAAAGACATTGATAATTTTGAAGAGGCAATAGTTTATCATGAATTAGCAGATTCCATAACTAATGCTATGGAGGAGCTTAACTCACGAGAGTTAATAGCAAGTTTACAGAAAAAATATGAGAATGAAAAACTACGGAATGATAATTTGCAAATGAAAGTACGATATACGAACTTTATTCTGTGGGGTACGATTGCTTTTTTATTTGTTGTTGCATGTATGTGTTATTATTATTATAAAAATCGGAATAACAAAAAGAAAATAGCCGAGATTGAATTACAGATTCAAGAGAATGAAGAAGAAATAGAACGATACCAGCAGGAAATAGAGGATATTCAAATATCAAAAGATCAGGTGTTAAAGGAAAATCTGATGTTAGAAGAAAATCGTACTAAAGTAGGAGAACTCAATGGAAAGATTGTTCTTTTAACCATGCAGAATAAAACTTTGTCGGAACATCTGAAAGAACTGGGGGGTGAATTAAATGTTGGCATATCTTCAGGCTCATTTATACATGCATTTCGGCTTCTATTGGCAATAAAAGAGGGGACCTTAAGAGGAAAACTTTCTAATGAAGAGCGTCAGAAGTTATTTAGTCTGTTTGATTTGATTTATTGGAATTATGTTAGTCGTTTATTGGAAAGAGCTCCAACTCTTACTAAACATGATCTTGAGATTTGCTGTTTTCTTAAATTTGGTTTGAGTCACGAAGAGCTAAGTTGTATCTTTCATACTACTTCTGATTCTGTAACGAGGGCAAAAGGCAGGCTTAAAGGTCGATTAGGCATTTCTCCGCAAGATGATTTGGACCTTTTTTTGAAGGAATTCTGA
- a CDS encoding vitamin B12 dependent-methionine synthase activation domain-containing protein — protein MILSYKIHNVAPYINWIYFFHAWGFQPRFAAIANIHGCDVCRASWLTTFPEEDRNKASEAMQLFKEANRMLDLLDKDYEVRTIFKLCKANSDGDNLVIEKETDQFLVFPLLRQQTPKRDGSPFFCLSDFIRPLSSGIPDTIGAFASCIDADMEGLYEQDPYKHLLVQTLSDRLAEAATEKMHEYVRKEAWGYAKDEILSMPDLLVEKYQGIRPAVGYPSLPDQSINFLLDELLDMKQIGITLTENGAMYPHASVCGLMFAHPAAEYFSVGKIGEDQLEDYARRRGKSTEEMRKFLAANLQ, from the coding sequence ATGATTTTATCTTATAAGATACATAACGTCGCCCCCTACATCAATTGGATTTACTTTTTCCATGCATGGGGATTCCAACCTCGTTTCGCAGCGATCGCCAACATTCACGGTTGCGATGTCTGTCGTGCCTCGTGGCTGACTACTTTTCCGGAAGAAGACCGCAACAAGGCTTCCGAAGCTATGCAACTGTTTAAGGAAGCCAACCGGATGCTGGATTTACTTGACAAGGATTATGAAGTGAGAACTATCTTCAAACTTTGCAAAGCAAACTCGGACGGAGATAACCTGGTGATTGAAAAAGAAACCGATCAATTCCTAGTTTTCCCTTTGCTCCGCCAGCAGACGCCTAAACGGGACGGAAGTCCGTTCTTTTGTCTGAGTGACTTTATCCGTCCTCTTTCTTCCGGCATTCCGGATACAATAGGTGCCTTTGCTTCTTGCATAGATGCAGATATGGAAGGCCTGTACGAGCAAGATCCCTACAAGCATTTACTCGTCCAGACTCTTTCCGACCGTCTGGCAGAAGCTGCTACGGAAAAGATGCACGAATATGTACGCAAAGAAGCGTGGGGATACGCCAAAGATGAAATTCTGTCAATGCCCGATCTGTTGGTCGAGAAATATCAAGGGATTCGCCCTGCCGTAGGCTACCCGTCCCTGCCCGATCAATCCATCAATTTCCTGTTGGACGAACTGCTGGATATGAAACAGATAGGAATCACGCTGACCGAGAATGGTGCCATGTACCCTCATGCTTCGGTCTGCGGACTGATGTTTGCCCATCCGGCTGCCGAATACTTCTCTGTCGGAAAGATAGGAGAAGACCAGCTCGAAGACTATGCCCGCCGTCGGGGAAAAAGTACGGAGGAAATGCGAAAATTCCTGGCTGCCAATCTGCAATAA
- a CDS encoding metallophosphoesterase, with the protein MLQRLFIFLLIFLILPDIYLYLRFIVHLTAKRWLRILYWLPAFLLSAGLLYLVYFSNNAFAERHTQAIGWFSIFFFLFTAPKLLLSLCTIIGVPFHKWLRWPRTPFICTGLTLAVISIVMIIYGSFIGRTQFDVKEVTYSSPKLPSAFDGYRIVQLSDIHIGSWQGNASAIQKLVKLVNEQQADLIVFTGDLVNHRAVELNDFQDILAGLKAKDGVYSILGNHDYGPYFHWKSKDEQDDNLNDLLQRQAAMGWKLLNNSHTILIQGSDSIALIGVENEGEPPFSQYADLPEAMRGTEGMFQILLSHNPTHWRREVLPQTYIDLMLAGHTHAMQLKFGNHSPSSYIYPEWSGMYLEGTRGLYVNEGIGYVGLPFRFGAWPEITVLTLRQ; encoded by the coding sequence ATGTTGCAACGCCTATTTATATTTTTACTTATTTTCCTTATTCTACCGGACATTTATCTGTATCTCAGATTTATCGTTCATCTGACGGCAAAACGCTGGCTGAGAATCCTCTACTGGCTGCCTGCTTTCCTGCTATCCGCAGGATTACTTTATCTGGTTTACTTCTCCAATAACGCCTTTGCCGAACGCCATACACAGGCTATTGGATGGTTTTCCATCTTTTTCTTCCTGTTTACGGCTCCTAAACTATTGCTGTCTCTCTGCACGATTATCGGGGTACCTTTCCACAAATGGCTACGGTGGCCCCGAACTCCCTTTATCTGTACCGGACTGACATTAGCCGTGATTTCTATCGTAATGATCATCTACGGGTCTTTTATCGGACGCACGCAGTTTGACGTCAAAGAGGTAACTTATTCCTCGCCCAAGCTTCCATCGGCTTTCGATGGATACCGTATTGTTCAGCTGTCGGATATTCACATCGGAAGTTGGCAGGGAAATGCTTCCGCTATTCAGAAGTTAGTAAAACTGGTGAATGAGCAACAGGCCGATCTTATCGTCTTTACCGGTGATCTGGTTAATCATCGTGCAGTCGAACTGAATGATTTTCAAGATATACTGGCCGGACTGAAAGCCAAAGATGGAGTCTACTCCATTTTAGGGAATCATGATTACGGTCCTTATTTCCACTGGAAAAGCAAAGATGAGCAAGATGATAATCTGAACGATCTTCTGCAAAGACAAGCCGCTATGGGCTGGAAGTTATTGAATAATTCTCATACGATTCTGATTCAGGGCAGCGACAGTATCGCCCTTATTGGAGTTGAAAACGAAGGAGAACCGCCTTTCTCCCAATATGCTGATCTCCCCGAAGCGATGCGGGGAACCGAAGGAATGTTCCAGATACTTTTAAGCCATAACCCTACCCACTGGAGACGGGAAGTACTTCCACAAACATACATCGATTTAATGCTGGCAGGGCATACCCACGCCATGCAGTTAAAATTCGGTAATCATTCTCCTTCCTCTTACATCTATCCCGAATGGAGCGGGATGTATCTGGAAGGAACACGTGGTTTGTACGTAAATGAAGGCATCGGCTATGTCGGACTTCCTTTCCGCTTCGGTGCATGGCCGGAAATAACGGTGCTTACCCTACGACAGTAA
- a CDS encoding membrane protein, translating into MELEELKKSWNALDEHLKDKELIKEEELGKLIGHADKGIHAIARLNIKLILISLPVLVLFLLEVLLHGRLNPIYIIIILSWIPALYWDITTTRFLQQTKVDEMPLIEVISRVNRIHRWMIRERLIATAFLLILAVLSFIYWQIWQYGIAIILFFILLWGAGLGLILWIYRKKFLNRIQEIKKNLDELKIIDS; encoded by the coding sequence ATGGAACTGGAAGAACTGAAAAAATCATGGAATGCCCTGGATGAGCACTTAAAAGATAAGGAGCTGATCAAAGAGGAAGAACTTGGCAAACTGATAGGACATGCAGACAAAGGTATCCATGCCATTGCCCGGCTGAATATCAAACTCATCCTGATTTCTTTGCCGGTATTGGTCTTATTCCTGCTGGAAGTCCTGTTGCACGGCAGACTGAATCCGATCTATATCATTATCATTCTATCGTGGATTCCCGCACTATACTGGGACATCACCACCACCCGTTTTCTACAACAGACGAAAGTGGACGAAATGCCTCTGATAGAAGTGATCAGCCGTGTCAACCGTATCCATCGGTGGATGATCCGGGAACGTCTGATTGCCACTGCTTTCCTCCTTATACTGGCGGTACTCTCATTTATTTATTGGCAGATATGGCAATATGGGATAGCCATCATTCTATTTTTTATCCTGCTTTGGGGAGCTGGCCTGGGGCTGATCTTGTGGATTTATCGCAAGAAATTCCTGAACCGTATTCAGGAAATCAAGAAGAACCTGGACGAACTTAAAATCATAGACAGTTGA
- a CDS encoding AAA family ATPase, protein MKIIAIRLKNLTSIEGSVEIDFTMEPLSSAGIFAISGATGAGKSTLLDALCLALYDKAPRFAASVESINLADVGDNQINQSDVRNLLRRGTSDGYAEVDFQGVDGHRYRSRWSVRRTRNKASGSLQPQVLEVKDLDTEKEFQGTKKELLAQLVELVGLTYEQFTRTVLLAQNDFATFLKSRGAAKAELLEKLTGTGVYSRISQEIFARNKAAQEEVTMIQSKMSVIELLPEEELLTLQNEKEQLVEKRAAGIKLLAELNAQLNVVRSLKMQEALWVKKQQEEQEELNKQKNLQDALVVQEEGLIHFKAQWEAIQPDLKKARQLDVQIQSQQAGYIQSQQILQAARQQVADQEKKSASAIEQLRISYHSLSRLLNRTDVESLQLEQIEVILNEEKDTLETWTKVNEERLGRLNSFGYPSLVDEQGKIQKELTRLQNIKKLTEEQSKSKQDIEKLEKEVTVCTQQLAEQDTVVKALQRLYENARMAVGKDVKALRQQLQEGEACPVCGSTTHPYHREQEVVDTLYRNMEQEYNTAVSAYQQINNRSIALQRDLTHQRATEVQIKEQLSVLQQEGLPAGEEDQIQNRLNELAERISAYQHLYAEWQQNDEKIKKLRTYCDALRENVSQCRLAAQKVSAAKEQSAILQKAAIDEQQRFEVIAKALDALRQERSLLLKGKSADEAEAAVARREKELNEALEKARKQVEGVQNHLSGLQGEMKQLSVVIEELREQQKGIELPDQLPQTIAKQQEDNLNTERALSIAEARLLQQAKNKTIFEQITKELTEKQAVAVRWAKLNKLIGSADGAKFKVIAQSYTLNLLLLHANKHLAYLSKRYKLQQVPDTLALQVIDCDMCDEIRTVYSLSGGESFLISLALALGLSSLSSNNLKVESLFIDEGFGSLDADSLRTAMEALEQLQMQGRKIGVISHVQEMSERISVQVQVHKKINGKSVLTVVG, encoded by the coding sequence ATGAAAATTATAGCAATAAGATTGAAGAATCTGACTTCGATAGAAGGCAGTGTTGAAATAGATTTTACGATGGAACCGTTATCTTCGGCTGGTATATTTGCAATTTCCGGTGCTACAGGAGCGGGAAAGTCGACTTTGTTGGATGCTCTGTGTCTGGCATTATATGACAAGGCTCCTCGTTTTGCGGCTTCGGTGGAGAGTATCAATCTGGCAGATGTGGGAGATAACCAGATCAATCAGTCGGATGTGAGAAATCTGCTTCGTCGGGGGACGAGTGACGGATATGCGGAGGTCGATTTTCAAGGAGTGGACGGACATCGATATCGTTCCCGGTGGTCGGTCAGACGGACAAGGAATAAGGCGAGCGGTTCTTTACAGCCTCAAGTGCTGGAGGTGAAAGATTTGGATACGGAAAAAGAATTTCAGGGAACGAAGAAAGAATTGCTGGCACAGTTGGTAGAGTTGGTCGGTTTGACGTATGAGCAATTTACCCGTACCGTATTGCTGGCACAAAACGACTTTGCAACTTTTCTGAAATCCAGAGGGGCGGCGAAAGCGGAACTACTGGAGAAGTTGACGGGAACAGGTGTTTATTCCCGCATCTCTCAGGAGATTTTTGCCCGGAATAAGGCTGCACAAGAAGAGGTGACGATGATTCAAAGTAAGATGAGTGTGATTGAGTTGTTGCCGGAGGAAGAACTTTTAACCTTGCAGAATGAGAAAGAACAGTTGGTTGAGAAACGTGCGGCAGGGATTAAATTGCTGGCAGAACTGAATGCGCAATTGAATGTGGTCCGTTCATTGAAAATGCAGGAAGCTCTTTGGGTGAAAAAGCAGCAGGAAGAGCAGGAGGAACTGAATAAACAAAAGAATCTACAGGATGCTTTGGTTGTTCAGGAAGAAGGACTGATTCATTTTAAAGCGCAGTGGGAAGCGATACAGCCGGATTTGAAAAAGGCACGTCAGCTAGATGTACAAATACAGTCGCAGCAGGCGGGGTATATACAGTCTCAACAAATTTTGCAGGCTGCCCGTCAGCAGGTGGCGGATCAGGAGAAGAAATCTGCATCTGCGATAGAGCAGTTACGGATCTCCTATCATTCTTTGAGTCGTCTGTTGAATCGTACAGATGTGGAGTCACTGCAGCTGGAACAGATTGAAGTCATCCTTAACGAGGAAAAGGATACATTGGAAACATGGACAAAAGTGAATGAAGAACGCCTTGGCCGGTTAAATTCTTTCGGTTATCCTTCTTTGGTAGATGAGCAGGGTAAGATTCAAAAAGAACTGACGCGCTTGCAGAATATAAAGAAATTGACTGAAGAACAATCGAAGTCGAAGCAGGATATAGAGAAACTGGAAAAGGAAGTGACTGTTTGTACACAGCAGTTGGCAGAGCAGGATACTGTAGTTAAAGCCTTGCAGCGGCTTTATGAAAATGCCCGTATGGCGGTAGGAAAGGATGTGAAAGCATTGCGTCAGCAGTTGCAGGAAGGGGAGGCTTGTCCGGTTTGTGGAAGTACGACACATCCTTATCATCGGGAACAAGAGGTAGTGGATACTCTTTACCGGAATATGGAACAGGAATATAATACCGCAGTGTCTGCTTATCAGCAGATAAATAATCGCAGCATTGCCCTGCAACGAGACTTAACCCATCAAAGAGCAACTGAGGTACAGATAAAAGAACAGTTGTCCGTTTTGCAACAAGAAGGATTGCCGGCTGGAGAGGAAGATCAGATACAGAATCGGTTAAATGAGTTGGCGGAACGTATTTCAGCTTATCAGCATCTGTATGCGGAATGGCAGCAGAACGATGAGAAAATAAAGAAATTGCGGACATACTGTGATGCTCTGCGTGAGAATGTCTCGCAGTGTCGTTTGGCTGCGCAAAAGGTATCAGCCGCTAAAGAACAGTCGGCTATTTTACAGAAAGCAGCTATTGATGAGCAACAAAGATTCGAAGTGATCGCTAAAGCGTTGGATGCACTCCGACAGGAACGTTCTTTGTTATTAAAAGGGAAGAGTGCGGACGAAGCTGAGGCTGCTGTTGCCCGAAGAGAAAAAGAATTGAATGAGGCGTTGGAAAAGGCTCGTAAACAAGTGGAGGGAGTACAAAATCATCTTTCCGGTCTGCAGGGAGAAATGAAACAATTGTCCGTTGTCATTGAAGAACTTCGGGAGCAACAGAAAGGTATCGAACTTCCGGATCAGCTTCCTCAGACTATAGCGAAACAACAGGAAGATAATCTTAATACGGAACGTGCGCTGTCGATTGCGGAGGCACGTCTGTTGCAGCAGGCAAAGAATAAAACAATCTTTGAGCAGATAACCAAGGAGCTTACCGAAAAGCAGGCAGTTGCCGTACGTTGGGCTAAATTGAATAAATTGATTGGTAGTGCCGACGGTGCGAAATTTAAAGTCATAGCCCAAAGTTATACTTTAAATCTGTTATTGCTCCATGCCAACAAACATTTGGCTTATCTTTCCAAGCGGTATAAGTTACAGCAAGTCCCCGATACACTGGCGCTTCAGGTGATTGATTGCGATATGTGTGATGAGATACGTACGGTATATTCGCTTTCGGGAGGTGAATCTTTCCTGATTTCACTGGCACTTGCATTGGGCTTATCTTCGCTTTCGAGCAATAATCTGAAAGTAGAATCCCTGTTTATCGACGAAGGATTCGGCTCGTTGGATGCTGACAGTCTGAGAACAGCCATGGAAGCTTTGGAGCAGCTACAGATGCAGGGACGGAAAATCGGAGTCATTTCCCATGTACAGGAAATGAGTGAACGTATTTCAGTTCAGGTGCAGGTACATAAGAAGATCAATGGAAAAAGCGTGCTTACTGTCGTAGGGTAA
- a CDS encoding exonuclease SbcCD subunit D, whose translation MIRILHTADWHLGQTFFGYDRAEEHKAFLDWLAEEIRQNEIDALVIAGDVFDVSNPSAASQRIYYEFIYRVTAENPKLQIVIVAGNHDSAARLEAPLPLLQAMRTEVRGVVRKLEGGEIDYDHLTIELKNREGEVEVLCMAVPFLRQGDYPVVETEGNPYMEGVRELYARLLQRLWARRKTNQAILAVGHLQATGSEIAEKDYSERTVIGGLECVSPDTFSEKIAYTALGHIHKAQRVSGRENVRYAGSPIPMSFAEKHYHHGVVMVILDEGCAVDIRRIECPQSIPLISVPGGEAASPEKIIEILRDLPEVDGEAPYLEVKVLLEEPEPMLRQEIEEALAGKKYRLARIVSAYRQEERVEKEVDGWKKGLQEMSPLQIAQSAFEKVYQAEMPADLTDLFQEAYISATRKEEEEGE comes from the coding sequence ATGATACGTATACTACATACTGCCGATTGGCATTTAGGACAGACATTTTTTGGTTACGACCGCGCGGAAGAACATAAGGCTTTTCTTGATTGGCTGGCCGAAGAAATCCGACAAAACGAGATTGATGCATTGGTTATAGCCGGAGACGTGTTTGATGTTTCCAATCCTTCTGCTGCGTCTCAGCGCATATATTATGAGTTTATTTATCGGGTGACTGCGGAGAATCCGAAACTGCAAATTGTGATTGTTGCCGGTAATCATGACTCTGCGGCGCGTTTGGAAGCTCCTCTGCCTTTGTTGCAGGCGATGCGGACGGAAGTCAGAGGGGTAGTGCGCAAATTGGAGGGCGGAGAGATTGACTATGATCATTTGACAATAGAATTGAAGAATAGAGAAGGGGAAGTAGAAGTACTTTGTATGGCTGTTCCTTTTTTGCGGCAGGGAGATTATCCGGTAGTGGAGACAGAAGGGAACCCATATATGGAAGGAGTTCGCGAACTTTACGCGCGACTTTTACAAAGGTTGTGGGCACGCCGGAAAACGAATCAGGCTATTCTCGCTGTCGGTCATTTACAGGCTACCGGATCAGAGATTGCCGAGAAGGATTATAGCGAACGGACAGTGATTGGTGGTTTGGAATGTGTATCACCCGATACTTTTTCGGAAAAGATAGCGTATACGGCTTTAGGACATATCCATAAAGCACAGCGGGTATCCGGCAGGGAGAATGTAAGATATGCCGGAAGTCCGATTCCTATGTCTTTTGCCGAGAAGCATTATCATCACGGGGTGGTGATGGTGATTTTAGATGAAGGCTGTGCGGTTGATATCAGAAGGATAGAGTGTCCACAATCCATACCTCTTATCAGTGTGCCGGGTGGAGAGGCTGCTTCACCGGAAAAAATAATAGAAATATTAAGAGATTTACCGGAGGTGGATGGAGAAGCTCCTTATCTGGAAGTCAAGGTTTTGCTTGAAGAACCGGAACCTATGCTTCGTCAGGAAATAGAAGAGGCATTGGCTGGTAAGAAATATCGTCTGGCACGTATCGTTTCTGCTTATCGTCAGGAAGAAAGAGTGGAAAAGGAGGTTGATGGCTGGAAAAAGGGATTGCAGGAAATGTCTCCGTTGCAGATTGCGCAATCTGCATTCGAAAAGGTTTATCAGGCGGAAATGCCTGCCGACCTGACTGATTTATTCCAGGAAGCATATATTTCCGCAACTCGTAAAGAAGAGGAGGAGGGAGAATGA
- a CDS encoding polysaccharide deacetylase produces the protein MNSHHTVAIGTWEGDKQQSIEYNSSIAVGIDCPRAKLRVSILLDTIQEYQVRYIFSDEEISEAVNEAGLIIGARGIAYEGVLQRKPVIVVGEYGFGGLVTPDTLHEQYNNYFRGKINGIKAEYFSLERLEEEIRRGFALTFQELQMMSNQTIRFLHNI, from the coding sequence ATGAATAGTCATCATACAGTTGCTATTGGCACTTGGGAAGGTGACAAACAGCAATCTATTGAATATAATTCTTCTATTGCAGTCGGGATTGATTGTCCCCGTGCAAAATTGAGAGTAAGTATTCTATTAGATACAATACAAGAGTATCAGGTGAGATATATCTTTTCTGACGAGGAGATAAGTGAAGCTGTAAATGAGGCTGGGCTTATCATTGGCGCAAGGGGTATAGCCTATGAAGGGGTATTACAACGAAAACCGGTTATTGTAGTGGGGGAATATGGTTTTGGAGGTTTAGTTACTCCAGATACATTGCATGAACAATACAATAATTATTTTAGAGGCAAAATCAATGGAATAAAAGCAGAGTACTTCTCTTTAGAGCGATTAGAAGAAGAAATAAGAAGAGGATTTGCTTTGACATTCCAGGAATTGCAAATGATGTCTAACCAGACAATAAGATTTCTACATAATATATAG
- a CDS encoding RNA polymerase sigma factor, with protein sequence MRERTIEATNPIEQEFLSVIREYERVIYKVCYLYTNPNAPLNDLYQDVILNLWKAYPKFRRECKMSTWIYRIALNTCISFFRKEKNVPEIVTLTREADWIIEEHDPIHEMLRQLYQMINQLGQLDKSIILLYLEDKSYEDIAEITGLTVTNVATKLSRIKDKLKKMKKE encoded by the coding sequence ATGAGAGAACGAACAATAGAGGCAACCAACCCTATTGAACAGGAGTTCTTATCGGTCATCCGCGAATATGAACGGGTGATCTACAAGGTATGTTACTTATATACCAATCCTAACGCCCCGCTCAATGACCTCTATCAGGATGTGATACTCAACCTCTGGAAAGCCTATCCCAAGTTCAGAAGAGAATGCAAAATGTCCACATGGATTTACCGCATCGCCCTGAACACGTGTATCAGCTTTTTCCGCAAAGAAAAGAATGTACCGGAAATCGTTACCCTCACCCGCGAAGCGGACTGGATAATAGAGGAACATGACCCGATCCACGAAATGCTGAGGCAACTTTATCAAATGATCAATCAACTGGGACAACTCGACAAATCAATTATCCTGCTTTATCTTGAAGATAAAAGTTACGAAGATATTGCGGAGATCACCGGACTGACGGTGACAAATGTGGCTACCAAACTGAGCCGTATCAAAGACAAACTAAAAAAAATGAAAAAGGAGTAA
- a CDS encoding DUF3244 domain-containing protein, which produces MKVRFILSFLAALFIAGNMIAIESTERVERKLPLVLKGEVPTTTSRSIPVIPISASVSTDDNIVEIIFTVPLGEVKILVDGQVQEVCQVTAPGQTTSFSIEGWAPGVYKLEFKVAGGGYVYGELVIE; this is translated from the coding sequence ATGAAAGTACGTTTTATTTTATCTTTTCTAGCTGCATTATTTATTGCAGGGAATATGATCGCTATTGAGAGTACAGAACGGGTAGAGAGAAAACTGCCTCTTGTGTTAAAAGGAGAAGTTCCGACTACGACAAGTCGTTCTATTCCTGTAATACCTATTAGTGCGTCTGTTTCTACAGATGATAATATTGTAGAAATCATTTTCACAGTTCCTTTGGGCGAAGTGAAAATACTAGTGGATGGACAAGTACAGGAAGTCTGTCAGGTAACGGCTCCTGGACAAACAACTTCTTTCTCTATAGAAGGATGGGCTCCGGGCGTTTATAAACTAGAATTTAAAGTCGCCGGAGGCGGATACGTATACGGAGAACTAGTAATAGAGTAA